The genome window GTGGGGGTTCCCGGCACCATCGATAACGACCTGTACGGCACCGACTATACCATTGGCTACGATACGGCCGTGAATACGGCCCTAGAGGCCATCGACAAAATCCGCGACACGGCCGACTCGCACGACCGCTGCTTTTTTGTGGAAGTGATGGGCCGCGACTCCGGCTACATTGCTATTCCGTGCGCCATCGGCGGTGGGGCCGAAATTGTAATGGTCCCGGAAACGCAAATGTCTACCGAAGCCGTAATTGATAGTCTTAAATCCAGCTGGCAGCGCTCGAAAACTTCCTTTCTGGTGGTAGTAGCTGAAGGGGAGGAAGAAGGCAACGTGCACAACGTGGCCCAGCAGGTGAAAGCAGCCATTCCGGAACTAGACACGCGCGTAACTATTATCGGCCACATCCAGCGCGGCGGCGCCCCGTCTGCCTCTGACCGCATGCTGGCCTCCCAAATTGGCATTGCGGCCGTAGAGGGCCTAACGAACGGTATGCGTAACGTCATGGCCGGCATCGTAGACCGCAAGCTCGTGTACACCCCCTTCGTAGATACCATCCACAAAAAGAAGATGATCAACCAGAGCTTCATGCGCATGGTAGAAATATTGAGCGTGTAGGGTTAAGTAACTCCCCTTCCTGTTACTAAGCTAAAAGCGGCGTCCTTGTGCAACAGGGGCGCCGCTTTTAGCTTAATTTATTTCCTATATATTCACTCAATATTCACTCCTCTGGTATTCTTAACTCACTAAGCAAGTTGAACATGCATTACACCGCTATTCTCAGTGCGCTCGTACTTTCCACCACACTTCCGGCTTACTCTCAGGCGCCACTTGCGCCCGCACCGCATCGCGCCGGTTTACACCTAGCGGTGGGCTCGGCTGGCATGGGTACCGGCGATTATATGGCTCTAAAGGGACACATCGAGTACGCGCCCTTTTTTGGCCGGTATTTGGGTACCGGCACGCGCCTAGCTTTTGTCGGTGGCAGCCGCGAATCGTACGCGACGGTGTATGCACCGTATAATCTGAATGATCCGCGTACGGCTGGCAGCAGGGGTGTCACCGTTCCGTATGCCATGAGCTATGAAGCTGTGAACCTTGAGCAGGAAGTGTACCTCTACCCCTTTGGCAACAACAAACAGGTATTATTTGCCTTAGGCGGGGGCGGCTACGTTGGCTACTCCAACCGCTACGGCGCCCCGGCTACCCGTATTGTCGATTGGAATTCAGGAGCTCAGACGCTCACGCTCGACCACGAGCAGGGCTTGCATGCCGGCTACATGTTTTCCCTCAACCTGGATGTAAGCCTAGGTTCCACTTCACAATGGCTGGTCGGAGGCAAAACATCCTTTCAAAACGACACATTTGGCAACTCCCTTGCCACCCTACAACTAAAGGTAGGCCGGCAGTTCTAAAGCAGACGGCGCTGTTGCACAATGGCGCACCTGTTGCTTCAGTAACAAGCCCTTACTTCCAGCGCGGAGGTAAGGGCTCGTCACATTAGAAGGGGTAGCCATGCTGGTCAGCACGGATAGCCGCGCTCCGCTCCTCATGGCACAACTCACCATCTCACAAGTTCACCTCATCCGGATGAAACCACTGGTACTGCGGGTCGCGGCGGAGCCAGGTGAGCTGGCGTTTGGCATAGCGGCGGGAGTTGCGCTTGAGTAGGCGCACGGCCTCGGCATACTCGTAGTGCCCCTCGAAGTATTGGAATAGCTCTTGGTAGCCCACCGTTTGGAGGGCGTTGTGGTGGCGGTGGGGGTAGAGACTTCTCGCCTCTTCTTCCAAGCCAGCGGCCAGCATCTGATCCATGCGCTGGTCGATGCGCTGGTAAAGCTCGTCCCGCTCCCGGGTGAGGGCCACTTTCACTACCCGAAATGGCCGGGAAGCGGCCGTGGCTCCGTGAAAAGAGCTAAAGGGCTGGCCCGTGGCCCGGCTAATTTCCAGGGCCCGCAGCACCCGTTGCGGATTCTGGCGGTCGATGCGGGCGTGGGTTACGGGGTCGAGGCGCTCAAGCTCCGCTACTAAGGGCTCCAAGCCGTGGGCACCCAACTCAGCCCGCAACTGCTCCCGGACGGCGGGCGGCGCGGCGGGCAGCTCATCCAGGCCCTCGGTTACGGCGTGCAAATACAAGCCCGAGCCGCCCGTCAGGATAACTACCCGGTGCCGCTGAAATAACTGCGCCAGCAGGGCCAGCGCATCCTGCTCGAACCGGCCGGCGTTGTACTCCTCCGTAATGCTGTGGGAGTTGATGAAGTGATGCGGCACGCCCTGCATCTCCTCGGGGGTAGGCTTGGCCGTGCCAATGTTCAGCTCCCGAAAAAACTGCCGCGAATCAGCCGACACGATTTCCGTTTGCAGCTGCTGGGCCAAGCGTACGCACAAGGCCGTTTTGCCGACGGCCGTTGGCCCCGTAACAACCAAAAGCGTGGGTTCAGTGGCAGCAGTAAGTTCGGCAAGCATGGCGAGGGTAGCAGGAAGGTGAGCCGGCAAAGATACGGGCGTACAGAGCTTGCGCGGGCCCTGCGCGCTGACTAAGCCAACAA of Hymenobacter sublimis contains these proteins:
- the pfkA gene encoding 6-phosphofructokinase produces the protein MKRIAVFTSGGDAPGMNAAIRAVVRTAVYHGIEVYGIMRGYSGMIKGEFVKLDSASVANTIQKGGTILKSARSQKFLTKEGRQQAFDQLVNHGIDGLVAIGGNGTFTGAMIFEQEFGIPTVGVPGTIDNDLYGTDYTIGYDTAVNTALEAIDKIRDTADSHDRCFFVEVMGRDSGYIAIPCAIGGGAEIVMVPETQMSTEAVIDSLKSSWQRSKTSFLVVVAEGEEEGNVHNVAQQVKAAIPELDTRVTIIGHIQRGGAPSASDRMLASQIGIAAVEGLTNGMRNVMAGIVDRKLVYTPFVDTIHKKKMINQSFMRMVEILSV
- the miaA gene encoding tRNA (adenosine(37)-N6)-dimethylallyltransferase MiaA — its product is MLAELTAATEPTLLVVTGPTAVGKTALCVRLAQQLQTEIVSADSRQFFRELNIGTAKPTPEEMQGVPHHFINSHSITEEYNAGRFEQDALALLAQLFQRHRVVILTGGSGLYLHAVTEGLDELPAAPPAVREQLRAELGAHGLEPLVAELERLDPVTHARIDRQNPQRVLRALEISRATGQPFSSFHGATAASRPFRVVKVALTRERDELYQRIDQRMDQMLAAGLEEEARSLYPHRHHNALQTVGYQELFQYFEGHYEYAEAVRLLKRNSRRYAKRQLTWLRRDPQYQWFHPDEVNL